One part of the Mariniflexile litorale genome encodes these proteins:
- a CDS encoding long-chain fatty acid--CoA ligase: MANITRIFDFPYHQLETYNLDKAFTTKYNGAWKSISTQEFINQANAISRGLLRLGIKPNDKIAVISSTNRTEWNVLDIGILQTGAQNVPIYPTISSEDYEYILNHSESMYCFVSDVEVLEKLNAIKNKTNLKNIYTFDTIEGENHWSDIFKLGEDIGNQTEVEARKDVVKPSDLATLIYTSGTTGKPKGVMLSHNNLVSNVLDSEKRVPFHYGKSKALSFLPICHVFERMILYLYMYCGVEIYFAESIEKMSDNLKEVKPNVMTAVPRLYEKVYDKIVAKGTDLKGIKKMLFFWALNLGLKFEPYGKNGWWYEFQLKIAKKLIFSKWQEGLGGNLEIMVSGSAALQTRLTRVFAAAGLPIMEGYGLTETSPVISVNDMRNAGFRVGTVGKIIDHVEVKIAEDGEILVKGPNVMLGYFKDPVKTNEVMTDGYFHTGDIGEFDPDGFLKITDRKKEMFKTSGGKYVAPALLENQFKQSRFIEQIMVIGEGEKMPAALIQVNFDFVKEWAKIHKIIFTSTNDLIINTQLHERIQSEIDKANINFGHWEQIKKFEITPDTWTVEAGHLTPTMKLKRKVIKEKYANLIEKIYRP, encoded by the coding sequence ATATTACTAGAATTTTTGATTTTCCTTATCATCAATTAGAAACTTACAATCTAGATAAAGCATTTACTACTAAATACAATGGTGCATGGAAATCAATATCTACACAAGAATTTATCAATCAAGCAAATGCAATAAGCAGAGGCTTACTTCGCTTAGGCATAAAACCAAACGATAAAATTGCGGTTATTTCTTCTACAAACAGAACAGAATGGAATGTTTTAGATATTGGAATACTACAAACGGGGGCACAAAACGTGCCTATTTATCCTACCATTTCTTCTGAAGATTATGAATATATTTTAAACCATTCAGAATCTATGTATTGTTTTGTTTCTGATGTGGAAGTTCTTGAAAAATTAAATGCCATAAAGAATAAAACCAACCTAAAAAACATATATACTTTTGATACTATTGAAGGTGAAAATCATTGGTCCGATATATTCAAACTAGGTGAAGACATAGGCAATCAAACAGAAGTTGAAGCAAGGAAAGACGTTGTAAAACCTTCCGATTTGGCAACATTAATTTACACCTCTGGCACTACAGGAAAGCCAAAAGGCGTTATGCTTTCCCATAACAATTTAGTATCAAATGTGTTAGATAGCGAAAAACGTGTGCCGTTTCATTATGGAAAATCCAAAGCTTTAAGCTTTCTTCCTATTTGTCATGTTTTTGAACGTATGATTCTGTACTTATACATGTACTGCGGTGTTGAAATTTATTTTGCAGAGTCTATTGAAAAAATGAGCGATAACTTAAAAGAAGTCAAACCTAATGTTATGACAGCTGTCCCTCGTTTATATGAAAAAGTATATGATAAAATTGTAGCGAAAGGAACCGATTTAAAAGGTATCAAAAAAATGCTGTTTTTTTGGGCTTTAAATTTAGGGCTGAAATTTGAACCTTATGGCAAAAATGGTTGGTGGTATGAGTTTCAATTAAAAATAGCTAAAAAGCTTATCTTTAGCAAATGGCAGGAAGGTTTAGGCGGTAATTTAGAAATTATGGTTTCGGGTAGTGCCGCATTACAAACAAGATTAACCCGAGTTTTCGCAGCGGCAGGATTACCCATAATGGAAGGTTATGGTCTTACCGAAACCTCACCCGTTATTTCTGTGAACGATATGCGAAATGCTGGTTTTAGAGTAGGAACCGTTGGGAAAATAATTGATCATGTGGAAGTTAAAATTGCTGAAGATGGTGAAATTCTGGTAAAAGGCCCCAATGTTATGTTAGGCTATTTTAAAGATCCTGTAAAAACAAATGAAGTCATGACAGACGGTTATTTTCATACTGGAGACATTGGCGAATTTGATCCCGATGGTTTTTTAAAAATCACAGATCGGAAAAAGGAAATGTTTAAAACGTCTGGCGGAAAATATGTAGCTCCTGCACTTCTTGAAAATCAATTCAAACAATCTCGTTTTATAGAACAAATCATGGTTATTGGTGAAGGTGAAAAAATGCCAGCAGCTCTAATACAAGTCAACTTTGATTTTGTCAAAGAGTGGGCTAAAATACACAAGATAATCTTTACCAGTACCAACGACCTTATTATAAACACCCAACTGCATGAACGTATTCAAAGTGAAATAGATAAAGCCAACATCAACTTTGGCCATTGGGAGCAAATAAAAAAGTTTGAAATAACTCCAGATACTTGGACTGTTGAAGCTGGACACCTAACTCCCACAATGAAATTAAAACGTAAAGTTATTAAAGAAAAATACGCAAACCTTATTGAAAAAATTTACCGACCTTAG
- a CDS encoding 3-hydroxyacyl-CoA dehydrogenase NAD-binding domain-containing protein, with protein sequence MSKRRIKKIAIIGSGIMGSGIACHFANIGVDVLLLDIIPRELKDVEKAKGLTLEDKVVRNRLVNDALAASLKSKPSPIYHPSFANRITTGNLEDDISKVSQVDWIMEVVVERLDIKKSVFEKLEKHRTPGTLITSNTSGIPIHFMSEGRSEDFQKHFCGTHFFNPARYLKLFEIIPGPKTDASVLEFLNGYGEQFLGKTSVIAKDTPAFIGNRIGIFGIQSLFHQVKSLGLTVEEVDKLTGPVIGRPKSATFRTVDVVGLDTLVHVANGIYENCPNDEAHALFKLPDFIHTMMENKWLGSKSGQGFYKKEGKDILALDLNTLEYNPSKKAKFATLELTKTIDKVIDRFKILVSGKDKAGDFYRKNFASMFAYVSHRIPEITDELYKIDDAMKAGFGWEHGPFQIWDAVGVEKGIEIMKAEGLETATWVNDMLASGSTSFYTVKNGATHFYDIPKKSQEKIPGQDAFIILDNIRKSKEVFKNTGVVVEDLGDGILNCEFQSKMNTIGGDVLAGLNKAIDIAEKDFAGLVIGNQAANFSVGANIGMIFMMAVEQEYDELNAAIKYFQDTMMRMRYSSIPTVSAPHGMTLGGGCELSMHADKVVAAAETYIGLVEFGVGVIPGGGGSKEMALRASDTFNKGDVELNTLQEYFLTIGMAKVATSAYEAFDMGVLQTGKDIVVVNKDRQLATAKAHAKLMADIGYTQPVKRTDVKVLGKQALGMFLVGTDAMQDSNYISEHDQKIANKLAYVMAGGDLSEPTLVSEQYLLDLEREAFLSLCTERKTLERIQHMLKTGKPLRN encoded by the coding sequence ATGAGCAAACGAAGAATTAAAAAAATAGCCATCATAGGCTCTGGAATTATGGGAAGTGGTATTGCATGCCATTTCGCAAATATTGGCGTAGATGTATTATTGCTTGATATTATTCCAAGAGAATTAAAGGATGTAGAAAAAGCAAAAGGATTAACCCTTGAAGATAAAGTAGTAAGAAACCGATTGGTAAATGATGCATTAGCTGCCTCATTAAAATCGAAACCCTCACCTATTTATCATCCTAGTTTTGCCAATAGAATTACAACAGGGAATTTAGAAGATGATATTTCTAAAGTTTCACAAGTAGATTGGATTATGGAGGTTGTTGTCGAACGCCTCGATATTAAAAAAAGCGTTTTTGAAAAGTTAGAAAAACATAGAACACCAGGAACTTTAATTACTTCGAACACTTCTGGCATCCCTATTCACTTTATGAGTGAAGGAAGATCAGAAGATTTTCAAAAACATTTCTGCGGAACGCATTTTTTTAACCCAGCCCGTTATTTAAAATTATTCGAAATTATACCTGGTCCTAAAACAGATGCTTCAGTTTTAGAATTCTTAAACGGTTATGGTGAACAATTCCTTGGAAAAACATCAGTAATTGCTAAAGATACACCTGCATTTATAGGAAATCGTATTGGTATTTTTGGAATACAAAGTTTATTTCATCAAGTGAAATCATTAGGATTAACGGTTGAAGAAGTAGATAAGTTAACAGGTCCCGTTATTGGGCGTCCAAAATCAGCAACCTTCAGAACAGTTGATGTTGTAGGATTAGATACGTTAGTACATGTTGCCAACGGTATTTATGAAAACTGCCCTAACGACGAAGCACACGCACTTTTCAAACTACCGGATTTCATCCATACCATGATGGAAAATAAATGGTTAGGAAGCAAGTCGGGACAAGGATTTTATAAAAAAGAAGGTAAAGATATTTTAGCTTTAGACTTAAATACTTTAGAATATAACCCTTCAAAAAAAGCAAAATTTGCAACACTTGAATTAACTAAAACTATCGACAAAGTTATTGATCGTTTTAAAATTCTAGTTTCAGGAAAAGATAAAGCAGGCGATTTTTATAGAAAAAATTTCGCTTCCATGTTTGCGTATGTTTCACATAGAATTCCAGAAATTACAGATGAATTATATAAAATTGATGATGCCATGAAAGCTGGTTTTGGTTGGGAACATGGTCCTTTCCAAATCTGGGATGCGGTAGGTGTAGAAAAAGGTATCGAAATAATGAAAGCGGAAGGTCTAGAAACAGCTACTTGGGTTAATGACATGTTAGCTTCTGGAAGCACCTCATTTTATACTGTGAAAAATGGAGCGACTCACTTTTATGATATTCCTAAAAAATCACAAGAAAAAATACCGGGACAAGATGCTTTTATCATTTTAGATAACATTAGAAAATCTAAAGAAGTATTTAAAAATACAGGAGTTGTTGTAGAAGACTTGGGTGATGGTATCTTAAACTGCGAATTTCAATCTAAAATGAACACCATTGGCGGCGATGTTTTAGCCGGATTAAATAAAGCAATCGATATTGCTGAAAAAGACTTTGCTGGTTTGGTTATTGGTAATCAAGCTGCAAACTTCTCGGTTGGCGCCAATATAGGCATGATTTTTATGATGGCAGTGGAGCAAGAATACGACGAATTGAATGCAGCCATCAAATATTTTCAAGATACGATGATGCGTATGCGTTACTCATCAATTCCAACGGTGTCCGCGCCCCATGGTATGACCCTTGGTGGCGGTTGTGAATTATCGATGCACGCAGATAAAGTAGTGGCTGCGGCCGAAACATATATTGGTCTTGTAGAGTTTGGAGTTGGTGTTATTCCTGGTGGAGGTGGATCAAAAGAAATGGCTTTAAGAGCTTCTGATACTTTCAATAAAGGTGATGTAGAATTGAATACTTTACAAGAATATTTTTTAACAATAGGAATGGCAAAAGTGGCCACTTCAGCTTATGAAGCATTTGACATGGGTGTGCTTCAAACAGGTAAAGATATTGTAGTGGTAAATAAAGACAGGCAACTGGCTACTGCAAAAGCACATGCTAAATTAATGGCTGACATTGGCTATACGCAACCAGTAAAACGTACAGATGTGAAAGTTTTAGGAAAACAAGCCTTAGGAATGTTTTTAGTTGGAACAGATGCTATGCAAGACAGTAATTATATAAGCGAACATGACCAAAAAATAGCAAACAAATTAGCCTATGTTATGGCAGGTGGCGATTTATCTGAACCAACATTAGTAAGTGAACAATATTTACTTGACCTAGAACGCGAAGCCTTTTTAAGTTTATGTACAGAACGTAAAACCTTAGAACGTATTCAGCATATGTTGAAAACCGGGAAACCACTTCGCAACTAG
- a CDS encoding MarR family winged helix-turn-helix transcriptional regulator, with amino-acid sequence MKERTIDYILRTTWLAVQKMYNEEAAKFESTMATGFTLLSIDPEKGTPSTALGPKMGMEATSLSRILKTMQAKGLIERHPNPEDGRGVIIRLTDFGREKRTNSKEKVLTFNETIKKNITEEKLKNFYEVADVISDMICNKKIYDQNDN; translated from the coding sequence ATGAAGGAAAGAACGATTGATTATATATTACGAACTACTTGGCTTGCAGTTCAAAAAATGTATAATGAAGAAGCTGCTAAATTTGAAAGCACTATGGCAACTGGTTTCACATTATTAAGTATAGACCCCGAAAAAGGAACACCTTCAACGGCATTAGGACCTAAAATGGGAATGGAAGCGACCAGTTTATCTAGAATATTAAAAACAATGCAAGCAAAAGGATTAATAGAACGTCATCCAAACCCAGAAGATGGTAGAGGGGTTATCATCCGTCTTACCGATTTTGGACGTGAAAAAAGAACCAATTCTAAAGAAAAAGTTTTAACCTTTAATGAAACCATTAAAAAAAATATTACTGAAGAAAAGTTAAAAAACTTTTATGAAGTTGCCGATGTAATTAGCGACATGATATGTAATAAAAAAATATACGATCAAAACGACAATTAA
- a CDS encoding acetyl-CoA C-acyltransferase, protein MKQAYIVKAYRTAVGKAPKGVFRFKRADELGAETIQYMMKELPNLDVKRIDDVIVGNAMPEGAQGLNMARFISLIGLNSVDVPGVTVNRFCSSGIETIGIATAKIQTGMADCIIAGGSESMSSVPMTGFKPELNYDTVKAGHEDYYWGMGNTAEAVANQFKVSREDQDAFAFNSHMKALKAQAENRFQDQIVPINVEQIYIDANGKKATKSYTITKDEGPRAGTSLEALAKLRPVFAANGSVTAGNSSQMSDGAAFVMIMSEDMVKELNLEPIARLVSYAAVGVEPRIMGIGPVKAIPKALKQAGLGQKDLDLIELNEAFASQSLAVIRELNLNPDIVNVNGGAIALGHPLGCTGAKLSVQLFDEMRKRDMKNKYGAVTMCVGTGQGACGIFEFLN, encoded by the coding sequence ATGAAACAAGCATATATAGTAAAAGCATACAGAACTGCTGTTGGTAAAGCACCAAAAGGTGTCTTTCGCTTTAAAAGAGCCGATGAATTGGGTGCTGAAACCATCCAATACATGATGAAAGAATTACCCAATCTAGATGTAAAACGTATAGACGATGTTATTGTAGGTAATGCCATGCCCGAAGGAGCTCAAGGACTTAATATGGCACGATTTATCTCACTAATTGGTTTAAATAGTGTCGATGTACCTGGTGTTACCGTAAACCGTTTTTGTTCTTCTGGAATTGAAACTATTGGTATTGCAACAGCAAAAATTCAAACAGGAATGGCCGATTGTATTATTGCTGGAGGTTCCGAAAGTATGAGTTCAGTACCTATGACAGGATTTAAACCAGAGTTAAATTACGATACGGTAAAAGCTGGTCATGAAGATTACTATTGGGGTATGGGAAACACTGCGGAAGCTGTTGCCAACCAATTTAAAGTATCTCGAGAAGATCAAGATGCGTTTGCTTTTAATTCTCATATGAAAGCATTAAAAGCACAAGCCGAAAACCGCTTTCAAGACCAAATTGTTCCTATAAATGTAGAGCAAATTTATATTGATGCTAACGGAAAAAAAGCAACAAAATCTTATACAATAACTAAGGATGAAGGCCCTCGTGCTGGAACAAGTCTGGAAGCTTTAGCGAAATTAAGACCCGTGTTTGCCGCTAATGGAAGTGTTACCGCGGGAAACTCCTCACAAATGAGTGATGGCGCTGCTTTTGTAATGATTATGAGTGAAGACATGGTTAAAGAATTAAACCTCGAACCTATTGCCCGTTTAGTAAGTTATGCAGCTGTTGGTGTTGAGCCTCGTATCATGGGAATTGGCCCTGTAAAAGCCATCCCGAAAGCATTAAAACAAGCAGGATTAGGACAAAAAGATTTAGATCTTATTGAATTAAACGAAGCTTTTGCATCACAATCTTTAGCTGTAATAAGAGAATTAAACCTCAACCCTGATATAGTGAATGTAAATGGAGGTGCGATTGCCTTAGGGCATCCACTGGGTTGTACTGGTGCAAAACTTTCTGTGCAATTATTTGATGAAATGCGCAAACGAGATATGAAAAATAAATATGGTGCCGTTACCATGTGCGTTGGTACAGGGCAAGGTGCTTGTGGCATTTTTGAATTTTTGAATTAA
- a CDS encoding acyl-CoA dehydrogenase family protein, with translation MEATEKDILRGGQFLVKETNCEDIFTPEDFSEEQLMMKEAVTEFVDREIWPNKARFEAKDYALTESCMRKAGEMGFLSISVPTEYGGMGMGFIDTMLVCDYISGATGSFSTAFGAHTGIGTMPITLYGTEEQKQKYVPKLATGEWFGSYCLTEPSAGSDANSGKTKAVLSADGKSYRITGQKMWISNAGFCSLMIVFARIEDDKNITGFIVEYDPKKPNGITMGEEEHKLGIRASSTRQVFFNDTVVPVENMLSTRGNGFKIAMNALNVGRIKLAAACLDAQRRVITESVKYANERVQFNTPISSFGAIRQKIAEMATNCWVGEAASYRAAKNIEDRIILRQNNGKDTHQEAELKGVEEYAIECSILKVAVSEYTQRCTDEGIQIFGGMGFSEETPIESAWRDARIARIYEGTNEINRMLSIGMLIKKAMKGHVDLLGPATAVANELTGIPSFDTPDFSELFSEEKSIIANLKKLFLMVAGAALQKYGEEIEKHQQLMLAASDILIQIYIAESAILRAEKIAKKEGEDNSKEQIAMAKLNLFHAIDVIETAGKHSIISFSTGDEQRMMLMGLKRYIKYVNMPNIIELRNIIASEVIKENKYCF, from the coding sequence ATGGAAGCAACAGAAAAAGATATTTTAAGAGGTGGCCAATTCTTGGTTAAAGAAACAAATTGTGAAGATATATTCACCCCTGAGGATTTCTCTGAAGAACAATTGATGATGAAAGAGGCGGTAACCGAATTTGTTGATAGAGAAATTTGGCCTAATAAAGCGCGTTTCGAAGCAAAAGATTATGCCTTAACAGAGTCTTGTATGCGAAAAGCTGGCGAAATGGGGTTCTTAAGCATATCTGTTCCTACCGAGTATGGTGGCATGGGTATGGGGTTTATAGATACGATGTTGGTATGCGACTATATTTCTGGTGCCACAGGATCTTTTAGTACCGCATTCGGTGCGCATACAGGTATTGGTACTATGCCAATAACTCTTTACGGAACAGAAGAACAAAAACAAAAATATGTGCCAAAATTAGCAACTGGGGAATGGTTTGGTTCGTACTGCCTAACAGAACCAAGTGCTGGTAGTGACGCCAATTCTGGTAAAACAAAAGCTGTTTTGTCTGCTGATGGGAAATCATATCGTATTACGGGGCAAAAAATGTGGATTTCCAATGCCGGATTCTGTAGTTTAATGATTGTATTTGCTCGTATTGAAGATGATAAAAATATTACTGGCTTTATAGTTGAATACGATCCTAAAAAACCCAACGGTATTACTATGGGTGAAGAAGAACACAAATTAGGTATTCGTGCGTCTTCTACTAGACAAGTATTTTTTAACGATACTGTTGTTCCTGTTGAAAATATGTTATCAACTAGAGGTAATGGTTTTAAAATAGCTATGAATGCTCTAAACGTTGGTAGAATAAAACTAGCCGCAGCCTGTTTAGATGCACAAAGACGTGTTATTACAGAATCTGTAAAATATGCGAATGAACGCGTTCAATTTAATACACCTATTTCTAGTTTTGGTGCCATACGTCAAAAAATAGCAGAGATGGCAACCAACTGTTGGGTTGGTGAAGCGGCAAGTTATCGTGCAGCAAAAAATATTGAAGATCGTATTATTCTTCGTCAAAATAACGGAAAAGACACCCATCAAGAAGCTGAACTAAAAGGTGTTGAAGAATATGCTATTGAATGTTCCATCTTAAAAGTAGCTGTTTCAGAATACACCCAAAGATGTACAGACGAAGGCATTCAAATTTTTGGAGGAATGGGATTCTCGGAAGAAACCCCTATTGAATCGGCTTGGAGAGACGCCCGTATTGCTAGAATTTATGAAGGTACTAATGAAATTAACCGCATGTTAAGTATTGGTATGCTTATTAAAAAAGCCATGAAAGGCCACGTAGATTTATTAGGTCCTGCTACGGCAGTAGCTAATGAACTGACTGGCATTCCATCTTTTGATACGCCTGATTTTTCAGAATTATTTTCAGAAGAAAAAAGCATTATTGCCAATCTTAAAAAATTATTTTTAATGGTTGCAGGTGCTGCATTACAGAAATATGGCGAAGAAATTGAAAAGCATCAACAATTAATGTTAGCGGCTTCAGATATTTTAATTCAAATATATATAGCAGAATCTGCCATATTACGTGCCGAAAAAATTGCTAAAAAAGAAGGAGAAGATAATTCTAAAGAGCAAATAGCGATGGCTAAATTAAATTTATTCCATGCCATTGATGTTATTGAAACTGCTGGAAAACACTCTATTATTTCATTCTCCACTGGCGATGAACAACGCATGATGCTTATGGGTTTAAAACGCTATATCAAGTATGTTAACATGCCTAATATTATCGAATTAAGAAATATTATAGCTTCAGAAGTTATTAAAGAAAATAAATATTGCTTTTAA